The sequence GTAGAAGTGAAATCCCGCCGTGTTGGTGGCGCAACCTACCAGGTGCCGATCGAAGTTTCTGATCGTCGCCAGCACTCGCTGGCTGTGCGCTGGCTGGTTGAGTTCTCACGCAAGCGTTCCGAGCACACCATGGCTGATCGCTTGGGTAATGAGATTGCTGATTCCCTCGCTGACCGCGGTGGAGCATGGAAGAAGCGCGATGAGACCCATCGTATGGCTGAAGCTAACAAGGCTTTCTCTCACTTCCGCTGGTAAGTGCTTTGGCAGCCTGAGGGTTGCCGTTTAAACCGGATCTTGACAGGTCCACTACAGGAGAGGGTTGCCTCTCTGTTGGAGCCAGGTGAAGCCTGGTCTCCGAGAACAGTTTGTTCTTTGAATTTGATGGTAAAGGAGTGGCGACGTGGCTCGTAAGACCCCACTAGAACGTGTACGCAACATCGGCATTATGGCTCATATTGACGCTGGTAAAACTACCGCGACTGAGCGTATTCTTTTCTACACCGGTGTAAGTCATAAAATTGGTGAAGTGCATGACGGCGCTGCTACCATGGACTGGATGGCGCAGGAGCAGGAACGCGGCATCACCATTACCTCCGCTGCAACAACTTGTAGCTGGAAAGACCATCAGATCAATATCATTGATACCCCTGGACATGTGGATTTCACCATTGAAGTAGAGCGCTCCCTGCGCGTGCTTGATGGCGCTGTCGGCGTGTTCTGTGCGGTTGGTGGCGTTCAGCCACAGTCAGAGACTGTTTGGCGTCAGGCTGACAAATATAAGGTTCCTCGTGTTGCATTCGTAAATAAGATGGACCGTACCGGTGCGGATTTCTTCAATGTGATTGAAGAGATTCGTGATCGTCTGGGCCATAACGCTGTTGCTCTGAATATTCCGATTGGTGCTGAAGAAAATTTCCAGGGTGTGATTGACTTGGTGTCCATGAAGGCGATTGTCTGGAAAGATGAAGCCATGGGCGCGATGTACGAGGTCCAGGATATTCCTGAGGAGCTGCTTGAGGTTGCTGAAGAGCGTCGTGAGCTGTTGCTGG comes from Mariprofundus aestuarium and encodes:
- the rpsG gene encoding 30S ribosomal protein S7, yielding MPRKGPAPRRPVTPDAKYGDTTVSNVVNKVMLDGKKTVAEAIVYDAMDIASQKTGKDPLTSLLEAIEAIRPSVEVKSRRVGGATYQVPIEVSDRRQHSLAVRWLVEFSRKRSEHTMADRLGNEIADSLADRGGAWKKRDETHRMAEANKAFSHFRW